One genomic window of Providencia hangzhouensis includes the following:
- the glyS gene encoding glycine--tRNA ligase subunit beta: MTQQTFLVEIGTEELPPKALRSLAESFAANFTAELDGADIAHGAVTWFAAPRRLALKVADLAASQPDREIEKRGPAISQAFGPDGQPTKAAEGWARGCGITVDQAERLTTDKGEWLLYRAQMKGQAVSELLADMVSRALAKLPIPKLMRWADKDTQFVRPVHTVTLLLGSDVIDGEILGIKSGRTIRGHRFMGESEFTIDNAEQYPAILRERGKVMADYAERKAVIKADAEKAAQALGGQADLTDSLLEEVTSLVEWPVVLTAKFEEKFLDVPSEALVYTMKGDQKYFPVYDKTGKLMPNFIFVANIESSDPQQIISGNEKVVRPRLADAEFFFKTDRKQRLEDNLPRLETVLFQKQLGTLRDKTDRLEALAGWIANKIGADVNHATRAGLLAKCDLMTNMVFEFTDTQGVMGMHYARHDGESEDVALALKEQYQPRFSGDALPSTDVSAALALAEKMDTLAGIFGIGQHPKGDKDPFALRRAALGVLRIIVEKGYQLDLVEMTEEAARLYGDKLTNKNVVNDVVEFMLGRFRSWYQELGYSIDTIQAVLARHPTQPADFDARVKAVTHFRSLEEAQALAAANKRVSNILSKSEEKLADNVLASVLKTPEEVKLATHVVVLQDKLAPMFAERNYQEALVELASLRDIVDEFFANVMVMDEDQAVRINRLTLLSQLRELFLKVADISLLQ; the protein is encoded by the coding sequence ATGACTCAACAGACTTTCCTTGTGGAAATCGGCACCGAAGAGTTACCGCCGAAGGCTCTTCGTTCATTAGCTGAATCATTTGCTGCAAATTTTACGGCTGAACTTGATGGGGCAGATATTGCTCATGGTGCAGTAACGTGGTTTGCTGCTCCTCGCCGGTTAGCACTTAAAGTCGCTGATTTAGCGGCTTCACAGCCAGACCGTGAAATTGAAAAACGCGGCCCTGCTATCTCTCAAGCATTCGGTCCAGATGGCCAACCAACTAAAGCCGCTGAAGGCTGGGCTCGCGGGTGTGGTATTACCGTTGATCAGGCTGAGCGTTTGACCACGGATAAAGGCGAGTGGCTACTCTATCGTGCCCAAATGAAAGGGCAGGCAGTCAGTGAATTACTGGCTGATATGGTTAGCCGTGCATTGGCCAAATTACCTATACCTAAATTAATGCGTTGGGCAGATAAGGACACACAATTTGTTCGCCCTGTGCACACGGTAACATTGTTACTGGGTAGTGATGTTATTGATGGCGAAATTTTAGGTATTAAGAGCGGGCGCACAATTCGTGGTCACCGTTTCATGGGTGAATCTGAATTTACTATTGATAATGCGGAACAATATCCAGCCATTTTACGTGAACGCGGTAAAGTCATGGCAGATTACGCAGAACGTAAAGCGGTTATTAAAGCCGATGCGGAAAAAGCGGCTCAGGCTCTTGGTGGCCAAGCTGACTTAACAGATAGTTTGCTTGAAGAAGTGACTTCATTGGTTGAATGGCCGGTCGTTTTAACAGCTAAATTTGAAGAGAAATTCTTAGATGTTCCTTCAGAAGCGCTAGTTTATACCATGAAAGGGGACCAAAAATATTTCCCAGTTTATGATAAGACGGGCAAGTTAATGCCTAATTTTATCTTTGTGGCAAATATTGAGTCTTCTGACCCTCAGCAAATTATTTCAGGTAACGAAAAAGTTGTACGTCCGCGTTTAGCCGATGCCGAATTTTTCTTTAAAACTGACCGTAAACAACGTTTGGAAGATAACTTACCACGCTTAGAAACTGTATTGTTCCAAAAACAATTAGGTACACTGCGTGATAAAACTGACCGTTTAGAAGCATTAGCTGGCTGGATTGCAAACAAAATTGGTGCAGATGTAAACCATGCGACACGAGCTGGTTTATTAGCAAAATGTGACTTAATGACTAATATGGTGTTTGAATTCACAGACACTCAAGGCGTTATGGGAATGCATTATGCACGCCATGATGGTGAGTCAGAAGACGTTGCATTAGCTTTAAAAGAGCAGTACCAACCGCGTTTTTCTGGAGATGCACTTCCATCGACTGATGTTTCAGCCGCATTAGCATTGGCTGAAAAAATGGATACGCTTGCTGGTATTTTTGGTATTGGCCAACATCCTAAAGGCGATAAAGACCCATTCGCTTTGCGCCGTGCTGCATTAGGTGTCTTACGCATCATCGTAGAAAAAGGCTACCAGCTTGATCTTGTTGAAATGACAGAAGAAGCAGCTCGTTTATACGGTGATAAATTAACCAATAAAAATGTGGTTAATGACGTTGTCGAGTTCATGCTTGGTCGTTTCCGTTCTTGGTATCAAGAATTAGGCTATAGTATTGATACCATCCAAGCGGTATTAGCTCGTCATCCAACACAACCTGCTGACTTTGATGCACGAGTGAAAGCTGTTACTCACTTCCGTTCATTAGAAGAGGCGCAGGCACTTGCAGCGGCAAATAAACGTGTTTCCAATATTCTGAGCAAATCAGAAGAAAAATTGGCTGATAACGTTTTAGCTTCTGTTCTAAAAACACCTGAAGAAGTCAAACTTGCGACCCATGTTGTGGTATTGCAAGATAAACTTGCGCCAATGTTTGCAGAAAGGAATTATCAAGAGGCTTTAGTTGAATTAGCTTCTTTACGCGATATCGTAGATGAATTCTTTGCAAATGTTATGGTAATGGATGAAGACCAAGCGGTTCGTATTAATCGTTTGACGCTATTAAGCCAATTACGTGAGTTGTTCTTAAAAGTAGCGGATATTTCTTTGCTTCAATAG
- a CDS encoding ShlB/FhaC/HecB family hemolysin secretion/activation protein, which produces MKVNNVLSIPLCFFLLSLYTVIGFKAYSAPIAPPNGIVEMPSTCIMINQVHFIGLEQIKEIAVSQVNKWRQKIEGQCIDEQGLLNYADDITAKLIHAGYLTSYLYYPEQTFLFGILQAKIIAGTVSSVVYQNEQSEDKLLPHIFPFQLGDTLNLRQIEQGLYNLQNTSLLPFHIKLIPDDTYGNATQIVVVGQHRREFQGALSFESHSISRQVGSTVGHTFMVANPFLRSDFLYSEISRQFSNTEETEIKSAILFYSLPYQYWLFSIFSGYQENKTVITSNDAALPLQQHNGFLLLQAEYLLKRTEKTVTSLSLGSESQKSDTFLADLHLRTQQRLAHYIIGGLTHQVNFLRGSALVTLTYKQGTNWFGTNVQQITGLNKPQVLQISASAMKEASPFQYQSQFDMQLSRDKLDVLLDQGSLTGFGGVSGFIGGAEHLEMGDNSLKLQNEVVWQSPWPQMALYTSLGLGTTSNDRATFWKENLLLGGRVGAKGQIGSLSYHLFVEAPVWQTDRLLANSMSSSLQMKFHY; this is translated from the coding sequence ATGAAAGTTAATAACGTTTTATCGATACCTCTTTGTTTCTTCTTATTAAGTCTTTATACCGTTATTGGCTTTAAAGCTTATAGCGCGCCTATAGCGCCTCCAAATGGTATTGTTGAGATGCCATCTACTTGTATTATGATAAACCAAGTACATTTCATTGGGCTTGAGCAGATTAAGGAAATAGCTGTTAGCCAAGTCAATAAATGGCGGCAAAAGATAGAGGGCCAATGTATTGATGAACAAGGCTTACTCAACTATGCAGATGATATTACGGCGAAGTTAATTCATGCAGGCTATCTGACCTCTTACTTGTATTACCCTGAGCAAACTTTTCTGTTTGGTATTTTGCAAGCAAAAATAATAGCAGGAACGGTTTCTTCTGTGGTTTATCAAAATGAGCAGTCAGAAGATAAATTACTACCACACATATTTCCTTTCCAGTTAGGTGATACGCTTAATTTACGGCAAATTGAACAAGGCTTGTACAATTTGCAAAATACATCTTTACTTCCTTTCCATATCAAACTAATTCCTGATGATACCTATGGGAATGCTACTCAAATTGTCGTGGTAGGCCAGCACCGACGCGAATTCCAAGGTGCGCTTTCTTTTGAATCACACTCAATTTCTCGGCAAGTCGGTAGCACTGTTGGCCATACTTTTATGGTCGCCAATCCTTTTTTACGAAGTGATTTTTTATATTCAGAAATCAGCCGTCAATTTAGCAACACAGAAGAAACTGAAATTAAATCAGCAATATTGTTTTACTCTCTCCCTTATCAATATTGGTTGTTTTCAATATTTAGTGGGTATCAGGAAAATAAAACAGTTATTACCAGTAATGATGCCGCTTTACCACTACAGCAACATAATGGCTTCTTATTACTACAAGCCGAATATTTATTAAAACGAACAGAAAAAACGGTAACTTCATTAAGTCTAGGGTCTGAAAGCCAAAAAAGTGACACGTTTTTGGCTGACCTACACTTACGAACACAACAACGCTTGGCTCATTACATCATTGGTGGGTTAACTCATCAGGTCAATTTTTTACGGGGAAGTGCTTTAGTTACATTAACGTATAAACAAGGAACTAACTGGTTTGGTACCAATGTACAGCAAATTACGGGTTTAAATAAGCCACAGGTTTTACAGATTTCGGCTTCAGCAATGAAGGAAGCCTCCCCTTTTCAATATCAAAGCCAATTTGATATGCAATTAAGTCGTGACAAGCTAGATGTTTTATTAGACCAAGGATCACTTACTGGATTTGGAGGTGTTAGTGGTTTTATCGGTGGAGCTGAGCACCTTGAAATGGGGGATAATAGCTTAAAGCTACAAAACGAGGTGGTCTGGCAGAGCCCATGGCCGCAAATGGCTTTATATACCTCGTTAGGTTTAGGAACAACATCAAATGATAGAGCCACATTTTGGAAAGAAAACCTATTGCTGGGAGGGAGAGTCGGAGCTAAAGGCCAAATTGGGAGTTTGTCATATCATTTATTTGTAGAAGCGCCAGTTTGGCAAACTGACCGACTACTGGCAAATTCAATGAGTTCGAGCCTTCAAATGAAATTTCATTATTAA
- the dppA gene encoding dipeptide ABC transporter periplasmic-binding protein DppA, translating into MRSIKKTGLLTVGLTLAALAVSATVQAKTLVYCSEGSPEGFNPQLFTSGTTYDASSIPLYNRLVEFKLGTTEIEPGLAESWEVSDDGKEYTFHLRKGVKWHSNKEFKPTRDLNADDVIYTFMRQKDANHPYHKVSGGSYEYFMGMDMDKIIDKVEKVDDNTVKITLTRPESPFLADMAMDFASILSAEYADQMLKAGTPEKVDLNPIGTGPFVLQQYQKDSRILYKANDQYWGTKPKLDRLVFSITPDASVRYAKLQKNECQVMPYPNPADLERMKQDKDITLMEQPGLNVGYLSYNVEKKPLDNQKVRQALSMAVNKDAIIEAVYQGAGQKAKNLIPPTMWGYNDAVNDYEYNPEKAKALLAEAGFPNGFEIDLWAMPVQRPYNPNARRMAEMIQADWAKVGVKSKVVSYEWGEYLKRAKDGEPQTVMMGWTGDNGDPDNFFATLFSCAAKEQGSNYSKWCNESFENLIQPARQTADHDKRVELYKQAQVVMNEQAPALIIAHSTVFEPVRKEVKGYVVDPLGKHHFENVDIEK; encoded by the coding sequence ATGCGCTCTATTAAAAAGACAGGTCTACTGACTGTAGGACTTACATTGGCAGCATTAGCAGTATCAGCAACAGTACAGGCAAAAACGTTAGTTTACTGTTCTGAAGGTTCTCCAGAAGGCTTTAACCCACAGTTGTTCACATCAGGAACAACCTATGATGCAAGCTCTATCCCGCTGTATAACCGTTTAGTTGAATTCAAATTAGGAACAACGGAAATTGAACCGGGTTTAGCGGAAAGCTGGGAAGTGAGTGATGATGGTAAAGAGTACACTTTCCATCTACGTAAGGGTGTCAAATGGCACTCTAACAAAGAATTTAAACCGACCCGTGATCTTAACGCAGATGATGTGATTTATACATTTATGCGCCAAAAAGATGCAAATCACCCATATCATAAAGTTTCAGGCGGTAGCTACGAATACTTTATGGGAATGGATATGGATAAAATTATCGATAAAGTTGAAAAAGTCGATGATAACACAGTAAAAATCACATTAACTCGCCCAGAATCACCATTCTTAGCTGATATGGCAATGGACTTTGCATCGATTCTTTCTGCTGAATATGCAGACCAGATGTTGAAAGCGGGTACGCCAGAGAAAGTGGACTTAAACCCAATTGGAACGGGCCCATTTGTTCTGCAACAATACCAAAAAGACTCTCGTATTCTTTATAAAGCCAATGACCAATATTGGGGTACAAAACCTAAACTTGACCGTTTAGTCTTCTCTATCACACCAGATGCTTCCGTTCGTTATGCAAAACTGCAAAAAAATGAATGCCAAGTCATGCCATATCCAAATCCGGCTGATTTAGAGCGCATGAAGCAAGATAAAGACATTACATTAATGGAGCAACCAGGCCTAAACGTCGGCTATCTCTCTTATAATGTTGAGAAAAAACCATTAGATAATCAAAAGGTTCGCCAAGCACTGTCTATGGCGGTGAACAAAGATGCAATTATCGAAGCGGTTTATCAAGGTGCAGGCCAAAAAGCGAAAAACCTTATCCCACCGACAATGTGGGGCTATAACGATGCGGTAAACGATTACGAATATAATCCTGAAAAAGCCAAAGCCTTATTAGCAGAAGCGGGTTTCCCGAATGGTTTTGAAATTGACCTGTGGGCTATGCCTGTTCAACGACCATATAACCCAAATGCACGCCGTATGGCGGAAATGATCCAAGCAGACTGGGCAAAAGTTGGCGTTAAATCAAAAGTTGTTAGCTACGAATGGGGAGAGTACCTCAAACGTGCGAAAGATGGTGAGCCACAAACAGTAATGATGGGTTGGACGGGTGACAATGGGGACCCTGATAACTTCTTTGCAACCTTGTTTAGCTGTGCAGCAAAAGAGCAAGGTTCTAATTACTCAAAATGGTGTAATGAAAGCTTTGAGAACTTGATCCAACCAGCGCGCCAAACAGCAGATCACGACAAGCGAGTCGAACTGTACAAACAAGCGCAAGTTGTGATGAATGAGCAGGCGCCAGCCCTGATTATCGCGCACTCTACAGTGTTTGAACCCGTACGTAAAGAAGTCAAAGGCTATGTGGTTGACCCATTAGGCAAGCACCACTTCGAAAACGTCGATATTGAGAAGTAA
- a CDS encoding DNA-3-methyladenine glycosylase I — MDTALTRCHWVNQDPEYIAYHDHEWGKPTYDNLTLFEMICLEGQQAGLSWYTILKKRQGYRDLFHHFDPEKIASMNEDDIERLMQDTRIIRNRLKINAIIANAKAYLAMKENGEDFSTFIWQFVNGQPIINGWELSSQVPAETELSKLLSKALKKRGFKFVGSITCYAFMQATGMINDHLVNCCQFK; from the coding sequence ATGGATACCGCACTAACACGTTGCCATTGGGTCAATCAAGATCCTGAATATATCGCTTATCACGACCATGAATGGGGTAAACCCACTTATGATAACTTAACGTTATTTGAAATGATCTGCCTTGAAGGCCAACAAGCCGGGCTCTCTTGGTACACCATTTTAAAAAAACGCCAAGGATATCGTGATCTATTTCATCATTTCGACCCTGAAAAAATTGCATCAATGAATGAAGACGATATTGAGCGACTCATGCAAGATACTCGGATCATCCGTAATCGATTAAAAATTAATGCAATTATTGCAAATGCAAAAGCTTATTTAGCCATGAAAGAAAATGGTGAAGACTTCTCCACTTTTATTTGGCAATTTGTTAATGGCCAACCCATTATCAACGGTTGGGAGCTCTCATCACAAGTTCCTGCGGAAACAGAACTTTCTAAGCTTCTCTCCAAAGCGCTCAAAAAACGTGGGTTTAAATTTGTCGGCTCAATTACTTGCTACGCCTTTATGCAAGCAACTGGCATGATAAATGACCATTTAGTGAATTGTTGCCAATTTAAATAA
- the glyQ gene encoding glycine--tRNA ligase subunit alpha produces MQKFDTKTFQGLILTLQDYWARQGCTIVQPLDMEVGAGTSHPMTCLRALGPEPIAAAYVQPSRRPTDGRYGENPNRLQHYYQFQVIIKPSPDNIQELYLGSLKELGVDPTVHDIRFVEDNWENPTLGAWGLGWEVWLNGMEVTQFTYFQQVGGLECKPVTGEITYGLERLAMYIQGVDSVYDLVWCDGPLGKTTYGDIYHQNEVEQSTYNFEYANVDFLFKCFEEYEKEAQHLLALETPLPLPAYERILKAAHTFNLLDARKAISVTERQRYILRIRTLTKGVAEAYYASREALGFPMCHKN; encoded by the coding sequence ATGCAAAAGTTTGATACCAAAACCTTTCAAGGTCTTATCCTGACATTACAGGACTACTGGGCGCGTCAAGGCTGTACCATTGTTCAACCATTGGACATGGAAGTCGGCGCTGGAACTTCTCACCCAATGACGTGTTTGCGCGCATTAGGCCCTGAGCCTATTGCAGCGGCTTATGTTCAACCATCTCGTCGACCAACTGATGGCCGCTATGGTGAAAACCCAAACCGTCTACAACACTATTACCAGTTTCAGGTGATCATCAAACCATCACCAGACAATATCCAAGAGTTATACCTTGGTTCTTTAAAAGAATTAGGTGTTGACCCAACAGTTCACGACATTCGTTTTGTTGAAGATAACTGGGAAAACCCAACATTAGGTGCCTGGGGATTAGGCTGGGAAGTGTGGCTTAATGGGATGGAAGTCACTCAGTTCACTTACTTCCAGCAGGTCGGTGGTCTTGAGTGTAAACCAGTAACAGGTGAAATTACATACGGTTTAGAGCGCTTAGCGATGTATATCCAAGGCGTGGACAGCGTGTATGACCTTGTTTGGTGTGATGGCCCATTGGGTAAAACCACTTATGGTGATATCTATCATCAAAACGAAGTTGAGCAATCAACCTATAACTTTGAATACGCAAATGTTGATTTTCTTTTCAAATGCTTTGAAGAGTACGAAAAAGAAGCTCAACACTTGCTGGCTTTGGAAACGCCACTTCCACTACCTGCATACGAACGTATCTTGAAAGCGGCTCATACTTTCAACTTACTCGATGCACGTAAAGCCATTTCTGTTACTGAACGCCAGCGCTATATCTTACGTATTCGTACCCTAACCAAAGGGGTTGCAGAAGCGTATTATGCTTCTCGTGAAGCGCTTGGATTCCCTATGTGTCATAAGAACTAA
- a CDS encoding YceK/YidQ family lipoprotein — MSMPSLISIRLYFLIAPLILSGCSSIMTHAGPSEGYYPGSKNSIKMIKDDETGWVVKPLLAIDLPFSVVMDTLLIPLDYAKSGNDDKADSPKKRIEELENKDKTKK, encoded by the coding sequence ATGTCTATGCCGAGTTTAATTTCAATACGATTATATTTTCTTATCGCACCTCTTATTTTGAGTGGTTGCTCCAGTATTATGACTCATGCAGGCCCATCAGAAGGTTATTACCCTGGTTCGAAAAACAGTATTAAAATGATTAAAGATGATGAGACCGGCTGGGTTGTTAAACCTTTACTTGCTATTGATTTACCCTTTTCTGTTGTTATGGATACTCTTTTAATTCCTTTAGATTACGCGAAATCGGGTAATGATGATAAAGCAGACTCACCCAAAAAACGCATAGAAGAACTTGAAAATAAAGATAAAACCAAAAAGTAA
- a CDS encoding valine--pyruvate transaminase, with protein MIFSKFGNKFAKNSGISLLMKDLNEGIRTPGSIMLGGGNPAHIPEMDKYFQDLLAEMCANGQLTDTLCNYDGPQGKDAMLKALAATLKAKLGWNISAKNIALSNGSQSAFFYLFNLLAGRFEDGITRKVLFPLAPEYVGYADSGLDDGLFVANKPQIEFLPNGQFKYRVDFNTLEVTDDIGVICVSRPTNPTGNVITDEEVEHLDQLAKQHNIPLLIDNAYGVPFPGIIFSEATPFWNENVILCMSLSKLGLPGTRCGIIIANEEIIEAVSNMNGIISLAPGGIGPALALEMLKKDDLISLSKNVIGPFYKQRVEEAIEIIRRYIPEDKCLIHKPEGAIFLWLWFKDLPINCLELYQRLKKRGVLMVPGHYFFPGIEQDWPHAHQCMRMNYVPEPEKIEQGIKILAEELEKAYQEVTC; from the coding sequence ATGATATTTTCTAAATTTGGCAATAAATTTGCTAAAAATTCAGGTATTTCATTATTAATGAAAGACTTGAATGAAGGCATAAGAACCCCTGGCTCCATTATGTTAGGGGGAGGAAATCCTGCTCATATCCCTGAAATGGATAAGTATTTCCAAGATCTGTTAGCTGAGATGTGTGCTAATGGCCAATTGACGGACACTTTATGTAATTATGATGGTCCTCAAGGTAAAGATGCCATGTTGAAAGCGCTTGCAGCTACGCTAAAAGCAAAACTAGGTTGGAATATTAGCGCGAAAAATATTGCCCTATCTAACGGCAGCCAGAGTGCTTTTTTCTATCTATTTAACTTGCTAGCCGGTCGCTTTGAAGATGGTATCACCCGTAAAGTGCTATTTCCTCTTGCCCCTGAATATGTCGGTTATGCAGACTCAGGTCTTGATGATGGCTTATTCGTCGCGAATAAGCCACAAATAGAATTTTTACCTAATGGTCAATTTAAATACCGAGTCGACTTCAACACATTAGAGGTTACTGATGATATTGGGGTGATTTGTGTGTCTCGCCCAACAAATCCGACTGGTAATGTCATTACTGATGAAGAAGTTGAGCATTTAGACCAACTAGCTAAACAACATAATATTCCACTACTAATAGATAATGCTTATGGTGTTCCTTTCCCTGGCATTATTTTCAGCGAAGCTACGCCATTTTGGAACGAAAATGTCATTCTTTGTATGAGTTTATCTAAACTTGGTTTACCAGGAACTCGATGCGGCATTATCATCGCTAACGAAGAAATCATTGAAGCTGTTAGTAATATGAATGGCATCATCAGCCTTGCTCCTGGTGGCATAGGCCCTGCGCTTGCCTTAGAAATGCTTAAAAAAGATGACCTTATCTCGTTATCTAAAAATGTAATTGGTCCTTTTTATAAGCAGCGTGTAGAAGAAGCCATCGAAATTATTCGCCGCTATATCCCAGAAGATAAGTGTTTAATTCATAAGCCAGAAGGTGCCATTTTCCTCTGGTTATGGTTTAAAGACCTACCAATTAATTGCTTAGAATTATACCAACGCTTAAAAAAACGTGGTGTATTGATGGTTCCCGGCCATTACTTCTTCCCTGGTATTGAACAGGATTGGCCACATGCGCATCAATGTATGCGTATGAACTATGTCCCTGAGCCAGAAAAAATTGAACAAGGGATCAAGATATTAGCTGAAGAGCTTGAAAAAGCTTATCAAGAAGTGACCTGCTAG
- a CDS encoding putative transporter, whose product MSELALTVSLLALAAALGLWIGNWKIRSVGLGIGGVLFGGIIVGHFAQSYGLQLNKDMLHFIQEFGLILFVYTIGIQVGPGFFSSLRVSGLKLNGFALMVVVLGAVVTAIIYKVANIPLPIILGIFSGAVTNTPSLGAGQQILTDLGSDPNLVGQMGMGYAMAYPMGICGILLVMWLVRIIFRISVEKEASAFNSSTFQQRDSLQTMNIAIRNANLDGLMMQDIPLLGSEAIVCSRLKRGDMLVVPQPTTEIHLGDLLHVVGLKDDLNKVRLILGEEVDVSLSTSSSILHSVRVVVTNDAVLSKRLKDLNLKQKYDVVVTRLNRTGIDLVANNNSVLQFGDILNIVGRPESIEAVTALLGNAKQKLQQVQMLPVFLGIGLGVVLGSIPVFVPGFPAALKLGLAGGPLVVALILGRIGTIGRLYWFMPPSANLALRELGIVMFLAVVGLNSGGGFIDTLIKGDGLTWIGYGLLITFVPLFITGVVARIFGKMNYLSLCGVLAGSMTDPPALAFANNIHAASGAPALSYATVYPLAMFLRIISPQLLAILFWAV is encoded by the coding sequence ATGAGTGAATTAGCTCTTACTGTAAGTTTGTTGGCGTTAGCTGCTGCTTTAGGGCTATGGATTGGAAATTGGAAGATCCGTAGTGTTGGGCTAGGGATTGGTGGTGTTCTATTTGGGGGGATCATTGTTGGACACTTCGCCCAAAGTTATGGCTTGCAACTTAATAAAGACATGCTGCATTTTATTCAAGAATTTGGCTTGATACTGTTTGTATACACAATAGGTATTCAGGTTGGGCCTGGTTTTTTCTCTTCTCTACGCGTTTCTGGGCTGAAACTAAACGGCTTTGCGTTGATGGTCGTTGTCTTAGGCGCGGTGGTAACAGCAATCATATATAAAGTCGCGAATATTCCATTACCGATTATCTTAGGTATTTTCTCAGGGGCGGTAACGAATACGCCATCTTTAGGTGCTGGTCAGCAAATTTTAACTGACTTAGGATCTGACCCTAATCTTGTTGGCCAGATGGGGATGGGTTATGCCATGGCTTACCCTATGGGGATTTGTGGCATCTTATTGGTGATGTGGTTAGTACGCATTATCTTTAGAATTTCAGTAGAGAAAGAAGCTTCTGCATTTAATAGTTCTACTTTTCAACAGCGCGACTCTCTGCAGACTATGAACATTGCCATTCGTAACGCCAATCTTGATGGCTTAATGATGCAAGACATCCCACTGCTTGGTAGTGAAGCTATTGTTTGCTCAAGATTAAAACGTGGGGACATGCTGGTTGTTCCTCAGCCTACCACAGAAATTCATTTAGGTGACTTATTGCACGTTGTTGGTTTAAAAGATGATTTAAATAAAGTTCGTTTAATATTAGGTGAGGAAGTTGACGTATCCTTGTCGACATCAAGCTCTATTTTGCATTCCGTTCGTGTGGTGGTGACGAATGATGCTGTACTAAGTAAAAGGCTGAAAGACTTAAACTTAAAACAAAAATATGATGTTGTTGTGACACGATTAAACCGAACTGGTATTGATTTAGTTGCTAATAACAATTCGGTTTTACAATTTGGTGATATTTTAAATATTGTTGGACGTCCTGAGTCAATCGAAGCCGTCACCGCTTTGTTAGGTAATGCGAAACAGAAACTACAGCAAGTTCAAATGTTACCTGTATTCCTCGGGATAGGGCTTGGAGTTGTGCTGGGGTCAATACCTGTTTTTGTTCCTGGTTTTCCTGCTGCGCTGAAACTGGGATTAGCGGGAGGGCCACTGGTTGTTGCTCTAATTCTCGGTCGTATAGGGACTATAGGGCGTTTATATTGGTTTATGCCTCCGAGTGCAAACTTAGCGCTGAGAGAACTGGGAATCGTCATGTTCCTCGCTGTTGTTGGGCTCAATTCTGGTGGTGGCTTCATTGATACTTTAATTAAAGGTGATGGGCTAACGTGGATTGGTTATGGGCTATTGATTACGTTTGTACCACTATTTATTACAGGTGTTGTAGCTCGAATTTTTGGCAAAATGAACTATTTGAGCCTTTGTGGGGTGCTAGCGGGCTCTATGACAGACCCTCCTGCACTGGCTTTTGCAAATAATATTCATGCGGCCAGCGGTGCTCCGGCATTGTCTTATGCAACGGTTTATCCATTAGCGATGTTTTTAAGAATTATTTCTCCACAATTGCTGGCTATTTTATTTTGGGCGGTTTAG